A genomic window from Lycium barbarum isolate Lr01 chromosome 4, ASM1917538v2, whole genome shotgun sequence includes:
- the LOC132638049 gene encoding GDSL esterase/lipase At1g71691, whose translation MDFCVIKNLIIFIFISFVYPQTKALIYPQELITHDSISPFSSPLVPALFVIGDSSVDCGTNNFLGTFARADRLPYGRDFDTHQPTGRFCNGRIPVDYLAMRLGLPFVPSYLGQAGSIEDMILGVNYASAGAGIIFSSGSELGQHISLAQQIEQVTDTFQQFIVNIGEEATTNLISSSVFYISIGSNDYIHYYLLNVSDVQTVYLPWSFNQFLAQSIKQEIKNLYNANVRKVVVMGLAPIGCAPYYLWLYHSKNGECVETINDMILEFNFNVRYMVAELNEELVGATVIFCDAFEGSMDIIQNHDHYGFNVTDEACCGLGEYKGWIMCITPEMACSNASSHIWWDQFHPTDAVNAILAENVWSSLHTPMCYPMNLQDMLAKSTR comes from the exons ATGGATTTCTGTGTAATCAAGAATCtaatcatcttcatcttcatttcTTTCGTATACCCACAAACCAAAGCTCTCATTTACCCTCAAGAACTCATTACCCATGATTCTATTTCGCCATTTTCGTCTCCTCTTGTTCCGGCATTGTTTGTTATAGGTGATTCTTCAGTTGATTGTGGGACGAACAACTTTCTTGGGACTTTTGCACGTGCTGATAGGCTTCCTTATGGTCGTGATTTTGATACACATCAACCTACTGGACGCTTTTGTAATGGAAGAATACCTGTCGATTATCTtg CAATGCGTCTCGGGTTACCATTTGTGCCTAGTTATCTAGGGCAGGCTGGTTCAATCGAAGACATGATTCTTGGTGTTAATTATGCTTCTGCTGGTGCTGGAATTATTTTCTCTAGTGGCTCTGAATTG GGTCAGCATATCTCACTTGCACAGCAAATAGAGCAGGTTACTGATACTTTTCAGCAATTTATAGTGAATATTGGTGAGGAAGCAACAACTAATCTGATATCAAGTTCTGTGTTCTACATTTCCATCGGGTCCAACGACTATATTCACTACTATCTCCTGAACGTATCCGATGTTCAAACTGTTTACCTGCCATGGAGTTTCAACCAGTTCTTAGCACAGTCGATAAAACAGGAGATTAAG AACTTGTACAATGCCAATGTAAGAAAAGTGGTTGTAATGGGACTGGCTCCGATAGGCTGTGCACCTTACTACTTATGGCTATACCATAGCAAGAACGGGGAGTGTGTGGAAACCATAAATGACATGATATTGGAGTTCAACTTTAACGTGAGATATATGGTTGCTGAACTTAACGAGGAGCTTGTTGGTGCCACCGTCATTTTCTGTGATGCATTTGAAGGTTCAATGGACATTATTCAGAATCACGATCATTATG GTTTCAATGTGACAGATGAGGCATGTTGTGGTTTAGGCGAATACAAAGGCTGGATCATGTGCATTACTCCTGAAATGGCCTGCAGTAATGCCTCGAGCCATATCTGGTGGGATCAATTTCATCCCACTGATGCTGTCAACGCGATCCTCGCTGAAAATGTCTGGTCCAGCCTACATACGCCTATGTGCTACCCGATGAACTTGCAGGACATGTTAGCTAAAAGCACCAGATAG